One Candidatus Methylomirabilota bacterium genomic window carries:
- a CDS encoding acyl carrier protein, protein MRQSVVVDPDQVAKILTAFVNTTIMARGRSIQPDDAFEAAGVDSMALLKVLVFIEATFGFWMPDQDLVEENLVSPRALANYICRHLSA, encoded by the coding sequence TTGCGCCAGAGTGTTGTGGTCGATCCCGACCAGGTCGCCAAGATCCTGACCGCGTTCGTCAACACCACCATCATGGCTCGCGGCCGTTCGATCCAGCCGGACGACGCGTTCGAGGCGGCCGGCGTCGACTCCATGGCCCTGTTGAAGGTCCTCGTCTTCATCGAGGCGACGTTCGGGTTCTGGATGCCTGACCAGGACCTCGTGGAAGAGAACCTCGTCTCCCCCCGGGCCCTGGCGAACTATATCTGCCGGCATCTGTCGGCCTAG
- a CDS encoding isoprenylcysteine carboxylmethyltransferase family protein, with product MPAPMVIIKTLIFIILVPGTVTVGIPYLLLSSGWWRDSYESGGFRLVGILPIALGAITYFRCAWDFAFDGNGTPAPLDPPRMLVSRGLYRMVRNPMYLGVGFVLVGEAIVFQSVALFVYALVVWLWLHVLVLWYEEPTLRRSFGRSYDEYCQTVPRWIPRLGLSSGAGPSAAGRPSARASRTPGRPCA from the coding sequence ATGCCGGCCCCAATGGTCATCATCAAGACGCTGATCTTCATCATCCTCGTGCCGGGAACGGTGACGGTCGGCATCCCCTATCTGCTGCTCTCATCCGGCTGGTGGCGCGACTCGTACGAGAGCGGTGGCTTCCGGCTGGTCGGGATTCTTCCCATCGCGCTCGGCGCGATCACCTATTTTCGGTGCGCCTGGGATTTCGCCTTCGACGGCAACGGCACTCCCGCGCCCCTCGATCCGCCGAGGATGCTGGTGTCGAGAGGGTTGTACCGGATGGTGCGGAACCCCATGTACTTGGGGGTCGGATTCGTTCTGGTGGGGGAGGCCATTGTCTTCCAGTCCGTCGCCCTGTTTGTCTATGCGCTCGTCGTCTGGCTGTGGCTCCACGTCCTCGTCCTCTGGTACGAAGAGCCAACGCTGAGGCGGAGTTTCGGACGATCCTACGACGAGTATTGCCAGACCGTGCCGCGGTGGATTCCGCGCCTCGGGCTCAGTTCCGGCGCCGGGCCGTCAGCGGCTGGCCGCCCCAGCGCTCGAGCATCACGAACTCCGGGACGGCCTTGCGCGTGA